A stretch of the uncultured Fusobacterium sp. genome encodes the following:
- the glyQ gene encoding glycine--tRNA ligase subunit alpha codes for MTFQEIIFALQKYWSSKGCVLGNPYDIEKGAGTFNPNTFLMSLGPEPWNVAYVEPSRRPKDGRYGENPNRVYQHHQFQVIMKPSPLNIQELYLESLRVLGIEPEKHDIRFVEDDWESPTLGAWGLGWEVWLDGMEVTQFTYFQQVGGLELDPIPVEITYGLERLALYIQNKENVYDLEWAPGVKYGDMRFQFEYENSKYSFELADLESHFKWFDEYEKEAGRILDAGLVLPAYDYVLKCSHTFNVLDSRGAISTTERMAYILRVRNLARRCAEVYVQNRKDLGYPLLKKK; via the coding sequence ATGACATTTCAAGAGATAATTTTTGCTCTCCAAAAGTACTGGAGTTCTAAAGGATGTGTATTAGGAAATCCTTATGATATTGAAAAAGGAGCTGGAACATTTAACCCAAATACATTTCTTATGTCTTTAGGACCAGAACCATGGAATGTTGCTTATGTAGAACCATCTAGAAGACCAAAAGATGGAAGATATGGAGAAAACCCAAATAGAGTATATCAACATCATCAATTCCAAGTTATTATGAAACCATCTCCATTAAATATTCAAGAACTTTACTTAGAAAGTTTAAGAGTATTAGGAATTGAACCAGAAAAACATGATATTCGTTTTGTTGAAGATGACTGGGAATCACCAACACTAGGAGCATGGGGACTAGGTTGGGAAGTATGGCTTGATGGAATGGAAGTAACTCAATTTACTTATTTCCAACAAGTTGGAGGATTAGAACTTGATCCAATTCCTGTTGAAATTACTTATGGATTAGAAAGACTTGCACTATATATTCAAAATAAAGAGAATGTATATGATTTAGAGTGGGCACCAGGAGTAAAATATGGAGATATGAGATTCCAATTTGAATATGAAAACTCTAAATACTCATTTGAATTAGCAGATCTTGAAAGTCATTTTAAATGGTTTGATGAATATGAGAAAGAAGCAGGAAGAATTCTTGATGCAGGATTAGTTCTTCCAGCATATGACTATGTATTAAAATGCTCACATACATTTAACGTTTTAGATTCAAGAGGAGCTATATCTACAACTGAAAGAATGGCTTATATATTAAGAGTTAGAAACTTAGCAAGAAGATGTGCAGAAGTTTATGTACAAAATAGAAAGGATCTAGGATACCCTCTTTTAAAAAAGAAATAG
- the lspA gene encoding signal peptidase II — MVYIILVAILIALDQVSKYIIDNNFFEGDTLGVITDFFHITYVKNRGIAFGMFQGKLDIISIATVIAIIAIIYYLYRDRNKMPILEKIGFNFILAGAIGNMIDRVARGFVIDMIDFRGIWAFVFNLADVWINIGVLLILLEYFFDNKKKKI; from the coding sequence ATGGTATATATAATTTTAGTGGCTATATTGATAGCTTTAGATCAAGTGTCAAAATATATTATAGATAATAACTTTTTTGAAGGAGATACCCTTGGAGTAATAACTGATTTTTTTCATATTACATATGTTAAAAATAGAGGAATAGCCTTTGGTATGTTTCAAGGAAAGTTAGATATTATAAGTATAGCAACAGTAATAGCTATAATTGCCATTATCTATTATTTATACAGAGATAGAAATAAAATGCCTATTTTGGAGAAAATAGGCTTTAATTTCATTCTTGCTGGGGCTATTGGAAATATGATAGATAGAGTAGCAAGAGGATTTGTCATAGATATGATTGATTTCAGAGGAATCTGGGCTTTTGTATTTAATTTGGCAGATGTATGGATTAATATAGGTGTATTATTAATATTGTTAGAATATTTCTTTGATAATAAAAAGAAAAAAATATAG
- a CDS encoding FAD-dependent oxidoreductase, with product MEKIYDLIIIGGGPTGLTAGIYAGRAKLNVLILEKSSIGGQIYLTNEVANYPGIFATTGSNYAEQLKKQAEAFGVEIISGEVTNMDFSKEIKEIRTSTDSYKGYSVLIATGASPRKLGFPGEEEYTGRGVAYCATCDGEFFIDMDVFVIGAGFAAAEEAMFLTKFARKVTVIAREPEFTCAKSIADKVLANPKIEVKFNTEILEANGDIQLRSAKFKNNVTNEIFEYKANEGESFGIFVFIGYEPQSKLFKDIITLDNQGFIPTDEDLATNIEGVYAAGDIRPKKLRQLVTAVSDGATAAFSIEKYVHDLKDKLGVEKDENGSKTTSEIKHPIKKFLDDNIQNQLKNIFAKFDKKVKVVLIKDPEIAKSIQMEEFLSEISSLSDKIDFHSLNKNENLELEKKVDAERFPTIAFFDQDNNFKGVKFSTLPGGHELNSFILALYNIAGAGQKISEESKKKIDGISTPQKIKIGVTLSCSRCPESVQSAQRIAIENSNIDVEIIDVFTFPKFREKFEIMSVPAIIIDDKLVGFGQKNIEQFLDLIK from the coding sequence ATGGAAAAAATATATGATCTAATTATTATAGGGGGAGGTCCAACTGGACTAACTGCTGGAATATATGCTGGACGTGCTAAATTAAATGTTCTTATTCTTGAAAAATCTAGTATTGGGGGACAAATTTATCTAACAAATGAGGTAGCAAACTATCCTGGAATTTTTGCAACTACTGGTTCCAACTATGCTGAACAGCTAAAAAAACAAGCTGAAGCTTTTGGAGTAGAGATCATCTCTGGAGAGGTTACTAATATGGACTTTTCTAAAGAGATTAAAGAGATTAGAACTTCTACTGATAGTTATAAAGGATACTCTGTTTTAATAGCTACTGGTGCATCTCCTAGAAAGCTAGGATTCCCTGGCGAAGAGGAATATACTGGTAGAGGTGTAGCTTATTGTGCTACTTGTGATGGAGAATTTTTTATTGATATGGATGTATTTGTTATCGGAGCTGGATTTGCTGCAGCTGAAGAAGCTATGTTCTTAACAAAATTTGCTAGAAAAGTTACTGTTATAGCTAGAGAGCCTGAATTTACTTGTGCCAAATCAATAGCTGATAAAGTACTTGCTAATCCTAAAATTGAAGTTAAATTTAATACTGAAATATTAGAAGCTAATGGAGATATCCAACTTAGAAGTGCTAAATTTAAAAACAATGTTACTAATGAAATCTTTGAATATAAGGCTAATGAAGGAGAGAGCTTTGGAATATTTGTCTTTATTGGATATGAACCTCAAAGTAAACTATTTAAAGATATTATCACTTTAGATAATCAAGGATTTATTCCTACTGATGAAGATTTAGCTACTAATATAGAGGGAGTTTATGCAGCTGGAGACATCAGACCTAAAAAATTAAGACAACTTGTTACAGCAGTTTCTGATGGAGCTACTGCAGCATTTAGTATCGAAAAATATGTCCATGATTTAAAAGATAAATTAGGAGTAGAAAAAGATGAAAATGGCTCTAAAACTACTTCTGAAATTAAACACCCTATTAAAAAATTCTTAGATGATAATATTCAAAATCAATTAAAAAATATATTTGCTAAATTTGATAAAAAAGTTAAAGTTGTTCTTATAAAAGATCCTGAAATTGCTAAATCAATTCAAATGGAAGAATTTTTAAGTGAAATCTCATCTCTTTCTGATAAAATAGATTTTCACTCTCTAAATAAAAATGAAAATTTAGAACTTGAAAAAAAGGTAGATGCTGAAAGATTTCCAACAATAGCCTTTTTTGATCAAGATAATAACTTTAAAGGAGTAAAGTTCTCAACTCTTCCCGGTGGGCATGAATTAAACTCTTTTATACTTGCACTATATAATATCGCTGGTGCTGGACAAAAAATATCTGAAGAGTCTAAAAAGAAAATTGATGGTATTTCTACTCCTCAAAAAATAAAAATTGGAGTTACTTTAAGTTGTAGCAGATGTCCTGAGAGTGTGCAATCAGCACAAAGAATAGCTATTGAAAATAGCAATATTGATGTAGAAATAATCGATGTATTTACATTCCCTAAGTTTAGAGAAAAGTTTGAAATTATGAGTGTTCCAGCTATTATTATAGATGATAAATTAGTTGGATTTGGACAAAAAAATATTGAACAATTTCTTGATCTAATTAAATAA
- the folK gene encoding 2-amino-4-hydroxy-6-hydroxymethyldihydropteridine diphosphokinase → MDKICINNLEFIGYHGVFPEEKKLGQKFQVSVEMNCDTREAGKTGDLTKSTHYGLVAEDIGKLFLEKSVDLIETCAEDIAQMILRKYHLISEVKVTVKKPWAPLQMHFENVAVEITRKRHKAYLSIGSNIGDKKENLLKAIENIGKIEDTEVTKVSTILETEPFGVVDQDDFLNACLEIKTLLTPQELLKELLGIEEKMGRVRIKKWGPRIIDIDILLYDKEVIKDDNLAVPHPWMCERSFVLDPLCEIAPNIIHPLKRESIFNLKRKLDSKN, encoded by the coding sequence ATGGATAAAATTTGTATTAATAATCTTGAATTTATAGGGTATCATGGGGTTTTTCCAGAGGAGAAAAAACTTGGGCAGAAATTTCAAGTTTCAGTTGAGATGAATTGTGATACAAGAGAGGCAGGAAAAACAGGAGATCTAACTAAATCAACTCACTATGGGTTAGTTGCTGAGGATATAGGAAAACTGTTTTTAGAAAAAAGTGTTGATCTTATAGAGACTTGTGCTGAGGATATAGCACAGATGATTTTAAGAAAATATCATTTAATTTCTGAAGTTAAGGTAACAGTAAAAAAACCTTGGGCACCTTTACAAATGCATTTTGAAAATGTAGCTGTGGAAATAACAAGAAAAAGACATAAGGCTTATCTATCAATAGGTTCAAATATTGGTGATAAGAAAGAGAATCTTTTAAAGGCAATAGAAAATATAGGAAAGATAGAGGATACTGAGGTAACAAAAGTTAGTACTATATTGGAAACAGAGCCTTTTGGTGTTGTAGATCAAGATGATTTTTTAAATGCTTGTTTAGAGATAAAAACTCTTCTTACACCTCAAGAGCTATTAAAAGAGTTGTTGGGAATTGAAGAGAAAATGGGAAGAGTTAGAATAAAAAAATGGGGACCAAGAATAATAGATATAGATATTCTTCTTTATGATAAAGAGGTAATTAAAGATGATAATCTAGCAGTTCCTCATCCTTGGATGTGTGAAAGAAGTTTTGTACTAGATCCTCTTTGTGAAATTGCTCCTAATATAATTCACCCATTAAAAAGAGAGAGCATATTTAATTTAAAAAGAAAATTAGATTCAAAAAATTAA
- the folP gene encoding dihydropteroate synthase, with amino-acid sequence MILKCRDKNIELGKKTLIMGILNVTPDSFSDGGRYNNLDSALEQAKKMIEDGADIIDIGGESTRPGHTQISVEEEIERVVPVIEMLSKELDIVISIDTYKYQVAEAALKAGAHIINDIWGLQYDNGEMAKLAADYNVPVIAMHNQNGTEYSEDIILSMRKFFERTYEISDKYGISRDNIILDPGIGFGKGIEENIEVMARLEELRDMGRILLGTSKKRFIGTILGGVPTDERVEGTAATTVIGIEKGVDIVRVHNVLENKRVALVADRIYRR; translated from the coding sequence ATGATATTAAAGTGTAGAGATAAAAATATAGAACTAGGTAAAAAGACTTTAATTATGGGGATTTTAAATGTAACTCCTGATTCTTTTTCAGATGGAGGAAGATATAATAATCTAGATTCTGCCTTGGAACAAGCTAAAAAAATGATAGAAGATGGAGCTGATATAATAGATATTGGAGGAGAATCTACAAGACCTGGACATACACAGATTAGTGTGGAAGAAGAAATAGAAAGAGTTGTTCCTGTGATAGAGATGTTATCTAAAGAGTTAGATATAGTTATTTCAATAGATACATATAAATATCAAGTGGCAGAGGCTGCATTAAAAGCAGGGGCTCATATAATAAATGATATATGGGGATTACAATATGATAATGGAGAGATGGCAAAATTAGCAGCAGATTACAATGTTCCTGTAATAGCTATGCATAATCAAAATGGAACTGAATATAGTGAAGATATTATTTTAAGTATGAGAAAATTCTTTGAAAGAACATATGAAATATCAGATAAATATGGAATTTCAAGAGATAATATAATATTAGATCCTGGAATTGGATTTGGAAAAGGAATAGAAGAAAATATAGAGGTTATGGCAAGATTAGAAGAGTTGAGAGATATGGGAAGAATTTTACTAGGAACTTCTAAAAAAAGATTTATAGGAACTATATTAGGTGGAGTTCCTACAGATGAAAGAGTAGAAGGAACTGCTGCTACTACTGTAATTGGAATAGAAAAAGGAGTAGATATAGTAAGAGTTCACAATGTTCTTGAAAATAAGAGAGTAGCTTTGGTAGCTGATAGAATTTATAGAAGATAA
- the ahpC gene encoding alkyl hydroperoxide reductase subunit C, with product MSLIGKKISEFKTMAYHNGDFIEINSESLKGKWAAIVFYPADFTFVCPTELEDLAENYDKFKAEGCEIYSVSTDTHFVHKAWHDSSERINKVQYPMLADPTGKLARDFDVMIEEEGLALRGSFIINPEGIIVAYEVHDTGIGRKAEELLRKLQAAKFVAEHGEVCPAKWEPGDETIVPSIDLVGKL from the coding sequence ATGTCTTTAATAGGTAAAAAAATATCTGAGTTTAAAACAATGGCTTACCACAATGGTGATTTTATAGAAATAAATAGTGAATCTTTAAAAGGAAAATGGGCTGCAATAGTTTTCTATCCTGCTGACTTTACATTCGTTTGTCCAACAGAATTAGAAGATCTAGCAGAAAATTATGATAAATTTAAAGCTGAAGGTTGTGAAATTTATTCTGTATCTACTGATACTCACTTTGTTCACAAAGCTTGGCATGATTCTTCTGAAAGAATTAATAAAGTACAATATCCTATGTTAGCAGATCCAACTGGAAAGTTAGCTAGAGATTTTGATGTTATGATTGAAGAAGAAGGTTTAGCTTTAAGAGGTAGCTTTATTATAAATCCTGAAGGTATCATAGTTGCTTACGAAGTACATGATACTGGTATTGGAAGAAAAGCAGAGGAATTATTAAGAAAATTACAAGCAGCAAAATTTGTGGCTGAGCATGGAGAGGTTTGTCCTGCAAAATGGGAACCTGGTGATGAAACTATAGTTCCTTCTATCGATTTAGTAGGAAAATTATAA
- the folE gene encoding GTP cyclohydrolase I FolE: MDIEKIERSFENILEALGEDREREGLKETPKRVAQSYGELFSGLLQDPKDVLQRTFTVDRNDLIVEKNIDFHSMCEHHFLPFYGQIDVAYIPNGKIVGFGDIIKAIDILAKRPQIQERLCAQLADAIYETLDCQGVFIMAKAKHMCMTMRGEKRQNSEIITTAARGVFETDSSKKLEVLSLIK, encoded by the coding sequence ATAGATATAGAAAAGATAGAGAGATCTTTTGAAAATATATTGGAAGCTTTAGGAGAGGATAGAGAAAGAGAGGGCTTAAAAGAGACCCCAAAAAGAGTGGCTCAAAGTTATGGAGAGCTTTTCTCTGGATTATTACAGGATCCTAAAGATGTATTACAAAGAACTTTCACTGTTGATAGAAATGATCTAATCGTTGAAAAAAATATTGATTTTCACTCTATGTGTGAACATCATTTTTTACCTTTTTATGGACAGATAGATGTTGCATATATTCCAAATGGAAAGATAGTAGGATTTGGAGATATAATAAAAGCAATAGATATTTTAGCTAAAAGACCTCAAATACAGGAGAGATTGTGTGCACAGTTAGCTGATGCAATATATGAGACATTAGATTGTCAAGGTGTATTTATCATGGCTAAAGCTAAACATATGTGTATGACAATGAGAGGGGAGAAAAGGCAGAATAGCGAGATAATAACAACAGCAGCTAGAGGAGTTTTTGAAACAGATTCTTCTAAAAAATTGGAAGTTCTTTCTTTGATAAAATAG
- a CDS encoding transposase, translated as MYLTVKQQLKHLSKEEYLSLKELSHTAKNLYNQAVYNIRQYYFQENKYLNYQKNNSLLKSSENYKTLNSNMSQQILKEIDGSFKSFFSLLKKKNKGMYNAKVKLPSYLPKNSFTTLVIGFVRLNEDTFVIPYSNSFKKNHKKISIKIPPILLDKKIKEIRIIPKFNARFFEVQYTYEVQEEQRNLDKNHALAIDFGINNLATCVTSKGRSFIIDGKKLKSINQWFNKENARLQSIKDKQKYGKKPTLRQKYLYSSRNNKVNDYMSKTARKIINYCLENNIGTLVCGYNETFQRNSNIGKANNQTFVNIPFGKLREKLEYLCKLYSLRFVEQEESYTSKSSFFDMDILPKFEEDKPQTYSFLGKRIKRGVYQTSKGYIFNADINGALNILRKSNVVDLEVLYSRGVVDTPTRIRIA; from the coding sequence ATGTATCTTACAGTTAAACAACAACTTAAACATCTGTCTAAAGAAGAGTATCTTTCTCTTAAAGAACTTTCTCATACTGCTAAAAATCTATATAATCAAGCTGTGTATAATATTAGACAATACTACTTTCAAGAAAATAAATATCTTAATTATCAAAAGAATAATTCTCTTTTAAAAAGTAGTGAAAACTATAAAACTCTTAATTCTAATATGTCACAACAGATTCTTAAAGAAATTGATGGTTCTTTTAAGTCTTTTTTTAGTCTTCTAAAAAAGAAAAATAAAGGAATGTATAATGCTAAAGTTAAACTTCCTAGTTATCTTCCTAAGAACAGTTTTACTACCCTTGTTATTGGTTTTGTTAGACTTAATGAAGATACATTTGTAATTCCGTATTCTAATTCTTTTAAAAAGAATCATAAAAAGATTTCAATTAAAATTCCACCTATTTTACTTGATAAAAAGATTAAAGAGATTAGAATTATTCCTAAATTTAATGCTAGGTTCTTTGAAGTTCAGTACACTTATGAAGTACAGGAAGAACAAAGAAATTTAGATAAAAACCATGCACTAGCTATTGATTTTGGGATTAATAATCTTGCAACTTGTGTTACAAGTAAAGGCAGATCTTTCATAATAGATGGGAAAAAATTAAAATCTATTAATCAATGGTTTAATAAAGAAAATGCTCGTCTTCAAAGTATTAAAGATAAGCAAAAGTATGGTAAAAAACCAACTTTAAGACAAAAATATCTATATAGTTCTCGCAATAATAAAGTAAATGACTATATGTCTAAAACAGCAAGAAAGATAATAAACTACTGTTTAGAAAATAATATAGGTACTTTAGTATGCGGATACAATGAAACTTTCCAAAGAAACAGTAATATTGGAAAAGCGAATAATCAAACTTTTGTTAATATTCCATTTGGAAAATTAAGAGAAAAACTTGAATACTTATGTAAGTTATACAGCTTGAGATTTGTAGAGCAAGAAGAAAGCTATACATCAAAATCAAGTTTTTTTGATATGGATATTTTGCCAAAATTTGAAGAAGATAAACCTCAAACTTATTCTTTTTTAGGAAAGAGAATAAAGAGAGGAGTATATCAAACTTCAAAAGGATATATATTTAATGCTGACATAAATGGAGCATTAAATATACTAAGAAAAAGTAATGTAGTGGACTTAGAAGTCCTATACAGTAGAGGTGTAGTGGACACACCTACAAGAATAAGGATAGCTTAA
- the glyS gene encoding glycine--tRNA ligase subunit beta — protein MRLLFEIGMEELPARFLKQALKDLKTNLENKLKDGRINFKEIKTYGTPRRLVLDVHELAEKQEDLNLLNMGPAKSVAYDINGEISRAGLGFAKSQGIDAADLEIVSTPKGEYIAARKFMQGKEVKELLPEILKSLVLELSFQKSMVWSDKKLRFARPVQWFLAMCDDQVVNFEIEGIVSGNRSRGHRFFGKEFEVNSIDEYFAKIRENNVIIDIEERKNMIVNLIKENCTNSGEQVLIEPELLDEVTNLVEYPCPIVGSFNSDFLEVPQEVLIISMEVHQRYFPILDSNGKLLPKFVVVRNGVETSEQVRKGNEKVLSARLADARFFYQEDLRAPLADNVEKLKTVVFQKDLGTIYSKIERSSKVAEYLIDTLGCNDRKDSVLRTVYLAKADLVSNMIGEKEFTKLQGFMGADYALKNGEGERVSLGIKEHYYPRFQGDQMPTEIEGIIAGLADRLDTLVGCFGVGVIPSGSKDPFALRRAALGIVNVIINSRLDLSLKALVEKSLDTLEECGVLKRDRATVLAEVLEFFKQRENNIFTDMKYSKDIVAAVLDSNSDNVIEALEKVKTLQEFVKDEAFETLLPIIKRVGNISKDHEKGIINPDLFKVPVEEELYNFSLELNGKVIDALNNKDYRKYLNEIVLGKDIINRYFNEVMVMDKDEAIKENRLSQLKFLADLFVKMADLNQIEER, from the coding sequence GTGAGATTATTATTTGAAATCGGAATGGAAGAGTTACCTGCAAGATTTTTGAAACAGGCTCTAAAAGATTTAAAAACAAACTTAGAAAATAAATTAAAAGATGGAAGAATAAATTTTAAAGAGATTAAAACATATGGAACACCAAGAAGATTAGTACTTGATGTTCATGAATTAGCAGAGAAACAAGAGGACTTAAATCTTCTAAATATGGGACCTGCTAAAAGTGTAGCTTATGATATCAATGGAGAGATTTCAAGAGCTGGATTAGGATTTGCAAAATCTCAAGGAATAGATGCTGCTGATCTTGAAATAGTAAGCACTCCAAAAGGTGAATATATAGCTGCTAGAAAATTCATGCAAGGGAAAGAGGTAAAAGAACTTTTACCAGAAATCTTAAAATCTCTTGTATTAGAATTAAGTTTCCAAAAATCAATGGTATGGTCAGATAAAAAATTAAGATTTGCAAGACCTGTTCAATGGTTCTTAGCAATGTGTGATGATCAAGTTGTAAACTTTGAAATAGAAGGAATAGTAAGTGGAAATAGATCAAGAGGACACAGATTCTTTGGAAAAGAGTTTGAAGTAAATAGTATTGATGAGTACTTTGCAAAAATTAGAGAAAACAATGTTATCATAGATATTGAAGAAAGAAAAAATATGATAGTAAATCTAATTAAAGAAAATTGCACAAACTCTGGAGAACAAGTTCTTATTGAACCTGAATTATTAGATGAGGTAACTAACCTTGTAGAGTATCCATGTCCAATAGTTGGAAGCTTTAATTCAGACTTCCTAGAAGTACCTCAAGAAGTTCTTATAATATCTATGGAAGTTCACCAAAGATACTTCCCAATTCTTGACTCAAATGGAAAATTACTTCCTAAATTTGTAGTTGTAAGAAATGGTGTAGAAACTTCTGAACAAGTAAGAAAAGGAAATGAAAAAGTATTATCAGCAAGACTAGCAGATGCTAGATTCTTCTATCAAGAAGATTTAAGAGCTCCACTAGCTGATAATGTTGAAAAATTAAAAACAGTAGTATTCCAAAAAGATTTAGGAACTATCTACTCTAAAATAGAAAGAAGCAGTAAAGTTGCTGAATATCTAATTGATACTTTAGGATGCAACGATAGAAAAGATTCAGTTTTAAGAACTGTATACTTAGCTAAAGCAGACCTTGTGTCAAATATGATAGGAGAAAAAGAGTTTACTAAACTTCAAGGATTTATGGGAGCTGATTATGCTCTTAAAAATGGAGAGGGAGAAAGAGTTTCTTTAGGAATTAAAGAGCACTACTATCCAAGATTCCAAGGTGACCAAATGCCAACAGAAATAGAAGGAATTATAGCTGGACTTGCTGATAGATTAGATACTCTAGTAGGATGTTTCGGTGTTGGAGTAATTCCAAGTGGATCTAAAGACCCATTTGCTTTAAGAAGAGCAGCTCTAGGAATAGTAAATGTAATAATCAATTCAAGACTAGATCTTTCTTTAAAAGCTCTTGTTGAAAAATCATTAGATACTTTAGAAGAGTGTGGAGTATTAAAAAGAGACAGAGCAACTGTCCTTGCTGAAGTATTAGAATTCTTCAAACAAAGAGAAAATAATATCTTCACTGATATGAAATACAGTAAAGATATCGTTGCTGCAGTACTAGATTCAAATAGCGATAATGTAATAGAAGCACTTGAAAAAGTAAAAACTTTACAAGAGTTTGTAAAAGATGAAGCATTTGAAACACTTCTTCCAATAATAAAAAGAGTTGGAAATATCTCTAAAGATCATGAAAAAGGAATAATCAATCCTGATCTGTTTAAAGTTCCAGTAGAAGAAGAACTATATAACTTCTCACTAGAATTAAACGGAAAAGTAATAGATGCCCTTAATAATAAAGATTATAGAAAATACCTAAATGAGATAGTTTTAGGAAAAGATATAATCAATAGATACTTCAATGAAGTTATGGTAATGGATAAAGATGAGGCTATAAAAGAAAATAGACTTTCTCAATTAAAATTCTTAGCAGATCTATTTGTAAAAATGGCTGATCTTAACCAAATAGAAGAAAGATAA